The Prevotella sp. E2-28 genome includes the window CAGGCACAGAACCAAACTCATTAATAACTTTTTCATTTTGTTTTTGAAAATTTTTGCCCGTTAGACACCCAGATGCAGGCTGTTAATAGTTTCATTGACTACAAAAGAAAAGCGGGGTATCTGGCTTCTGCTCGTCCGCGATTCGAGGCCTTCCACAGCCTTTGGTAGTGAACAAACAGAGTGATACCCACGCCGTTGGTATATATATTGCACCCGTAAAGCGTGCGTGAGGGCATAGTGTGCCCCCGGCACGCCAACGGGATGGCTATATATCTACCCGTAGCATCTACCTCTGCAATGTTCTTGACTACCATTCGTTTGTGGAAGTTTCGAATCGCCAAAAACAAAGCGTCAGTGACGCATTTCCATAATGTAGTGCTCCCTCCCTATAGCCGCTCCAACATTTTTATTGTTGACTTGGCGTGAGTTTGCAGTTGCAAAAATACAAAATATCTTCAAAACTGCACTCATTTTAGTGCAAAAACATAAATAATTGCACTATTTTTGGTGCATTTGTACTGTTTACAACAAAAAAGAGGTGGAAACCATAGCGGTTCCACCTCTTTAATATTATAGGATAGGAGTTTATTCGTTGCTCCAATCCTCTGCAGCCTTACGGATGTAAGTCTTGTAGCGGAGCTGAGCCATCTTCTGAGCCTCAGCGAAGAGCTCCTCGGCCTCGTTAGGATAAGCCTTCTTAACTGACAAATAACGAACCTCACCGAGCAGGAAGTCGTGGAAGTTCTCCCAGTTAGGCTCCTTAGAGTCGAGAGAGAATGGGTTCTTGCCTTCCTCAGCCAGAGCTGGGTTGAAACGCCACAGGTGCCAGTAACCGCACTCAACAGCCTTCTTCTCCTCGGCCTGGCTCTTACCCATACCGCCCTTGGCCTTCAGACCGTGGTTGATACATGGAGCGTAAGCGATGATGATTGAAGGTCCGTGCCATGCCTCAGCCTCGCGGATAGCCTTGAGGGTCTGAGCGTGGTCAGCGCCCATAGCAATCTGAGCTACGTATACATAACCGTAAGTGGTAGCAATCATACCCAGATCCTTCTTGCGGATGCGCTTACCCTGAGCAGCGAACTGAGCGATAGCACCAAGAGGAGTAGCCTTAGAAGCCTGACCACCGGTGTTAGAGTAAACCTCAGTATCGAGCACGAGGATATTTACGTCCTCACCAGAAGCAATCACGTGGTCGAGACCACCGTAACCGATGTCGTAAGAAGCACCGTCACCACCGATAATCCACTGGCTGCGCTTAACCAGGTAGTGATCCAGAGTCTGGAGCTCCTTGCAAGTAGGACAGCCCTTAGCAGCGCTCTCAGCGATGAGCTCGCGCAGACGAGGAGCAATCTCCTTGGTCTTCTCGGCATCGTCCTTGTTAGCAATCCACTCAGCAGCAAGTGCCTTGTACTCGTCGCTGGCGTTGCCGTCGATCATCTCCTGCAGCAGCTTAGCTACGCGCTCCTTCATCTTCTTGTTACCAAGTGCCATACCCAGACCGAACTCGCAGAAGTCCTCGAACAGAGAGTTGTTGAATACAGGACCCTGACCCTTCTCGTTCTTAGTGTAAGGTGTAGAAGGAATAGAAGCAGAGTAGATTGAAGAACATCCAGTAGCGTTGGCAATCATCTGGCGATCACCGAACAGCTGAGAAATCAGCTTAACGTATGGAGTCTCACCGCAACCAGAGCAAGCGCCAGAGAACTCGAACAGAGGCTGAGCGAACTGTGAGTTCTTAACATTGCTCTTGATGTCAACGAGGTTCTGCTTGCTCTTAACGTTCTTAACCAGGTACTCCCAGTTCTTAGCCTCCTGAACCATATCGGCAGCATCAGGATTGAATGGAGCCATGGTAAGAGCCTTACCTGTCTTAGGATTGCCTGGGCAGATATCAGCACAGTTGCCGCAACCCAGACAGTCGAGTACTGAAGTCTCGATGCGGAAGTGCATACCCTTCATAGCGGCAGGAGCCTTCATCTCGAGTGTATCGTCGGCAGCTGCGAAGCCCTTGATCTCGTTTTCGTCGAGAACGAATGGACGGATAGCAGCGTGAGGACAGATGTAAGCACACTGGTTACACTGGATACAGTTGTCCTTGTTCCAAACAGGAACGAAGGCCTCAACACCACGCTTCTCGTAAGCGGCTGTACCAACCTCCCAAGAACCGTCAACGGTGTTGTGCTTAACGAAGTCAGAAACCTTCAGCAGGTCACCGGCCTGAGCGTTGATAGGACGTACCAGCTCCTTAACGAATGCGGGTGCATCGTCCTGCTTCTCAGCGTCGTCAGCCAGGTTAGCCCACTCAGGCTTAACTGTGAGCTGAACATACTCACCACCACGATCGATAGCGGCATAGTTCTTATCAACAACATCCTGACCCTTAGCTCCGTAAGACTTCAAGGCGGCAGCCTTCATCTTCTCAACAGCGAGCTCTACGGGGATAACGCCAGTGATGCGGAAGAAAGCAGACTGCAGGATAGTGTTGGTACGGTTACCCAGACCAATCTCCTGTGCAATCTTAGTAGCGTTGATGGTATAAACAGTGATGTTGTTCTGTGCGAAGTAACGCTTTACCTTGTTAGGCATGAACTTCTCGAGCTCGTCGGCGTCGAAGATAGTGTTCAGCAGGAACTGACCGTTCTTCTGCAGACCACGTGTAACGTCGTACATATGCAGGTAAGCCTGAACGTGGCAAGCTACGAAGTTAGGTGTAGTTACCAGGTAGGTAGAGCGGATAGGTGTATCACCGAAACGCAGGTGAGAGCAGGTGAAACCTCCTGACTTCTTAGAGTCGTAAGAGAAGTAAGCCTGGCAGTACTTGTCGGTGTTGTCACCAATAATCTTAACTGAGTTCTTGTTAGCACCTACGGTACCATCGGCACCCAGACCATAGAACTTAGCCTGGAACATGCCAGCACCACCGAGGGCAATCTCCTCAACCTCAGGCAGAGAGGTGAAGGTAACGTCGTCTACGATACCAACTGTGAAGTGGTTCTTTGGCTCGGGCATAGCGAGGTTGTTGAACACGCTGATGATCTGAGCAGGTGTGGTGTCGCGGCTACCAAGACCGTAGCGACCGCCAACGATAACAGGACGGTTCTCTACATCGAAGAAGGCATCCTTAACATCGAGGTACAGAGGCTCGCCGTTAGCGCCTGGCTCCTTAGTACGATCCAGAACGGCAATCTTCTTAACAGTCTTAGGAACAGCAGCCAACAGGTGCTTAACTGAGAATGGACGATACAGGTGAACTGAGATCATACCAACCTTCTGACCGTTTGCGTTCAGGTAGTCGATAGCCTCGCGAGCTGCATCGGTAGCAGAACCCATCAGGATAATCATGCGATCAGCATCCTCGGCTCCGTAGTATGAGAACAGGTGATACTCACGGCCGGTGATCTTAGAGATCTCGCCGAGGTACTTCTCTACTACCTCAGGTACTGAATCGTAGTATGGGTTACAAGCCTCACGATGTGTGAAGAATGTCTCAGGGTTCTCGGCAGTACCACGTGTGATAGGACGCTCTGGGCTCATAGCACGATCGCGGAAACGCTTAACGAACTCTTCCTTAACCAGAGGACGGATATCCTCCTGATCCATCAGTTCAATCTTGTGATACTCGTGAGAGGTACGGAAACCATCGAAGAAGTTAACGAATGGAACCATAGTCTCGAGAGTAGCCAGGTGAGGAACAGCTGTGAGGTCCATCACCTCCTGTACAGAACCAGAGCAGAACATAGCGAAACCGGTCTGACGGCAAGCCATTACGTCCTGGTGGTCGCCAAAGATACACAGAGAGTGTGAAGCCAGCGTACGGGCAGAAACGTCGAATACGCAAGGAATCAGCTCACCGGCAATCTTGTACATGTTAGGAATCATCAGGAGCAAGCCCTGAGATGCGGTGAAGGTAGTAGTAAGGGCACCAGCCTGCAAAGAACCGTGAACGGCACCAGCAGCACCAGCCTCTGACTGCATTTCCTGAACTGAGACGTTCTGACCCCAGAGGTTCTTACGACCACGGGCAGCCCACTCGTCAACATGCTCCGCCATAGGCGAAGACGGGGTGATGGGGTAGATAGCAGCTACCTCCGAGAACATATAGCTCACATGAGCCGCAGCCTCGTTACCATCACAGGTGATAAACTTCTTTTCTTTAGCCATTTGTTTAGATAATAAATGAAAACTATTATATTGTGTTTATTTTCTCTCTTACATTATTAATATAGGAATCCTAAGAGCCACAGGGGTATCTGATTGTCTTTTCCTACTTCAGTGTTGTAACGAGCATAAATCGTATCGCTCGCATACCTTATTTTATTATGCGTGTCAGCATCGCTGATACGGAATTTCAGTTTGCCGTCCACTATGAAATAAGGCTCGCGTCCATTCTGGTTCACCTTATGATCCTTCCATAGTGAGTTTACGAAGAACGTCTCCATAGCCGTCTGCTTCTCTACATGAATGGGATAGATAGCGTAGAGCAGGTTGGAGTTGTGAAGCATAACCTTTGATGGCTTCTTGGGGAAGTCCTCGCCAATAGGATAAATCATGTTCAGCAGACGGGCATCGGTGAGGTATTTGATGTAGTTCATCACCGTAGCACGACTGGTTTCGATGTCCTGAGCCAGCTTTGATACGTTAGGAGCCTTAGGACCTTCCTCAGCCAACTGATA containing:
- the nifJ gene encoding pyruvate:ferredoxin (flavodoxin) oxidoreductase, with translation MAKEKKFITCDGNEAAAHVSYMFSEVAAIYPITPSSPMAEHVDEWAARGRKNLWGQNVSVQEMQSEAGAAGAVHGSLQAGALTTTFTASQGLLLMIPNMYKIAGELIPCVFDVSARTLASHSLCIFGDHQDVMACRQTGFAMFCSGSVQEVMDLTAVPHLATLETMVPFVNFFDGFRTSHEYHKIELMDQEDIRPLVKEEFVKRFRDRAMSPERPITRGTAENPETFFTHREACNPYYDSVPEVVEKYLGEISKITGREYHLFSYYGAEDADRMIILMGSATDAAREAIDYLNANGQKVGMISVHLYRPFSVKHLLAAVPKTVKKIAVLDRTKEPGANGEPLYLDVKDAFFDVENRPVIVGGRYGLGSRDTTPAQIISVFNNLAMPEPKNHFTVGIVDDVTFTSLPEVEEIALGGAGMFQAKFYGLGADGTVGANKNSVKIIGDNTDKYCQAYFSYDSKKSGGFTCSHLRFGDTPIRSTYLVTTPNFVACHVQAYLHMYDVTRGLQKNGQFLLNTIFDADELEKFMPNKVKRYFAQNNITVYTINATKIAQEIGLGNRTNTILQSAFFRITGVIPVELAVEKMKAAALKSYGAKGQDVVDKNYAAIDRGGEYVQLTVKPEWANLADDAEKQDDAPAFVKELVRPINAQAGDLLKVSDFVKHNTVDGSWEVGTAAYEKRGVEAFVPVWNKDNCIQCNQCAYICPHAAIRPFVLDENEIKGFAAADDTLEMKAPAAMKGMHFRIETSVLDCLGCGNCADICPGNPKTGKALTMAPFNPDAADMVQEAKNWEYLVKNVKSKQNLVDIKSNVKNSQFAQPLFEFSGACSGCGETPYVKLISQLFGDRQMIANATGCSSIYSASIPSTPYTKNEKGQGPVFNNSLFEDFCEFGLGMALGNKKMKERVAKLLQEMIDGNASDEYKALAAEWIANKDDAEKTKEIAPRLRELIAESAAKGCPTCKELQTLDHYLVKRSQWIIGGDGASYDIGYGGLDHVIASGEDVNILVLDTEVYSNTGGQASKATPLGAIAQFAAQGKRIRKKDLGMIATTYGYVYVAQIAMGADHAQTLKAIREAEAWHGPSIIIAYAPCINHGLKAKGGMGKSQAEEKKAVECGYWHLWRFNPALAEEGKNPFSLDSKEPNWENFHDFLLGEVRYLSVKKAYPNEAEELFAEAQKMAQLRYKTYIRKAAEDWSNE